One window of Bacteroidales bacterium genomic DNA carries:
- a CDS encoding DUF4491 family protein produces the protein MPNWSDFNIEGFAIGLMAFIIIGVFHPIVIKVEYHFGKKAWPVFLFSGVVFAILSLFFQNQFVSVIFGVLGFALFWSTLELFKQHQRVLKGQAKKNPNRSYDE, from the coding sequence ATGCCTAACTGGTCGGATTTTAATATCGAAGGATTTGCTATCGGGCTTATGGCCTTTATTATCATCGGTGTATTTCATCCCATTGTCATTAAAGTGGAATATCATTTTGGAAAAAAGGCCTGGCCCGTATTTTTGTTTTCCGGAGTTGTTTTTGCCATACTCTCTCTCTTTTTTCAAAACCAATTCGTTTCGGTAATTTTCGGGGTCTTGGGATTTGCCCTTTTCTGGAGCACTCTGGAACTTTTTAAACAGCATCAGCGCGTATTAAAAGGTCAGGCAAAGAAAAACCCCAACAGATCATACGATGAATAA
- a CDS encoding helix-turn-helix transcriptional regulator, with amino-acid sequence MKERLMEFLKAHNMTSTRLADEIGVQRSSISHILSGRNKPSYDFIHKFLQYYKDINPKWLILGEGTMYAKEKQTAMSFERQPEKSTPRESDIQNNPPDKDQTANSREVEAKPDVSPYVERIVIFYSDNHFEEYTPGNKK; translated from the coding sequence ATGAAAGAAAGGCTCATGGAATTTTTGAAGGCACACAACATGACCTCTACCAGACTGGCAGATGAAATCGGTGTACAACGCTCAAGCATCTCACACATATTATCCGGGAGAAACAAACCCAGTTATGATTTCATACACAAATTCCTTCAATATTATAAAGATATCAACCCCAAATGGCTTATACTTGGAGAGGGCACGATGTATGCCAAAGAAAAACAGACTGCTATGTCGTTTGAAAGGCAGCCTGAAAAATCAACTCCACGAGAATCCGATATTCAGAATAATCCCCCGGATAAAGATCAAACAGCAAATTCTCGTGAAGTTGAAGCCAAACCAGATGTATCGCCTTATGTTGAAAGAATTGTCATCTTTTATTCCGATAACCACTTTGAAGAATATACTCCGGGAAATAAAAAATAG
- a CDS encoding TonB-dependent receptor, producing MNACFKWSLLLLSAIVTSNSLSGQDKEKGLSDTLLVDEYYINDVLVTANKKTERLSEVAASISTLSSSKVKDKQIETLNDLTFATPNFHMPDYGSSLTSPVYIRGIGSRINEPAVGLYVDDIPYFEKAAFDFNLFDIERIEVLRGPQGTLYGRNSLGGIIKVYTEDNKNRPTTNFSVGLGNHDRKTYHLKQTIPVNDNLLASFSGNYMNHNGYYTNQYERNTIGGKEDLSGRMKLKYSPSESASYQFILDAKNTKNNGYPYAKVPEEGGKTTINYNHDSYYKRNILSSGLKAEFDIGEYTLNSVTSYQLLDDFQEIDQDFTPARLVYVTQDRRHHMLTQEINFSVSQNKRLDFVTGVFGFYQLRDKQVDAHFGEDYPNPHNRDKTYSKTTGGLAIFGQMSYQDFLIENLEATVGLRYDYEFNELDYRYLLNMNNEEQLQDDFVHKKGYPELLPKVSFHYSWHENLVQYMSYTKGYKSGGFNSTFERKQDQTFRPEYSLNYETGLKWSSNRLSANLSLYNIDVKDKQVYQIDTLSHGPLLRNAAQANSRGFEVEFSHRALKNWSNHFTFGYTHAQYEKYVKNPEENINYNGNYIPYIPRYTFSLGSNYRWLMSGGLLEEIRFHTSYHGIGKHYWDNENTMKENYYGLLNMRITGVFDRINCSIWAKNALNTGYNVFMFEAFRNTYAQKNAPLRFGVTFSSNLNIPNLLNLR from the coding sequence ATGAATGCCTGTTTCAAATGGAGTTTGTTGTTACTAAGTGCAATAGTAACAAGCAATAGCTTATCTGGTCAGGATAAGGAGAAGGGCCTGTCCGACACCCTGCTTGTGGACGAATATTACATCAATGATGTATTGGTAACCGCCAATAAAAAAACCGAGAGATTATCAGAAGTGGCAGCTTCCATCTCTACATTGTCTTCATCTAAAGTTAAGGATAAGCAGATTGAAACCCTGAACGATTTGACTTTTGCTACCCCCAACTTTCATATGCCAGACTATGGTTCAAGTTTAACTTCCCCCGTGTACATAAGGGGTATTGGTTCGAGAATCAATGAACCGGCGGTCGGACTGTATGTAGATGACATTCCTTATTTTGAAAAAGCGGCTTTTGATTTTAATCTGTTCGACATCGAACGCATAGAGGTGTTGAGAGGTCCCCAGGGTACATTGTATGGCCGTAACAGTCTCGGTGGTATTATTAAGGTTTACACGGAAGACAACAAAAACAGGCCTACAACCAATTTTTCTGTGGGATTGGGCAACCATGACAGAAAAACGTATCATTTAAAACAAACCATACCGGTTAATGATAACCTTCTGGCATCTTTCTCAGGAAATTATATGAATCATAACGGATATTACACCAACCAATATGAGCGAAATACCATTGGAGGAAAAGAAGATCTTTCAGGAAGGATGAAGTTGAAATACTCTCCGTCTGAAAGTGCTTCCTATCAATTCATTCTGGATGCAAAAAATACAAAAAACAACGGCTATCCCTATGCCAAAGTGCCTGAGGAAGGAGGCAAAACCACCATCAATTACAACCATGACAGTTACTACAAAAGAAATATTCTTAGTTCGGGATTAAAAGCAGAGTTTGATATTGGTGAATATACGCTGAATTCAGTAACGTCTTATCAACTGCTGGATGATTTCCAGGAAATTGATCAGGATTTTACACCTGCCCGACTTGTATACGTTACTCAGGACAGACGCCATCATATGCTAACCCAGGAAATCAATTTTTCCGTTTCTCAAAACAAAAGACTGGACTTCGTTACAGGAGTTTTTGGTTTTTATCAGTTGAGAGATAAACAGGTAGATGCGCATTTTGGTGAAGATTATCCTAATCCACACAATAGAGACAAAACTTATAGCAAAACCACCGGTGGATTAGCTATTTTCGGACAAATGAGTTATCAGGATTTTCTGATTGAAAACCTGGAAGCTACAGTCGGTTTGCGGTATGATTATGAATTCAACGAATTGGATTACCGCTATTTATTGAATATGAACAACGAGGAACAGTTACAGGATGATTTTGTTCATAAAAAGGGATATCCGGAACTTCTTCCCAAAGTTAGTTTCCATTACTCATGGCATGAAAATCTTGTGCAGTATATGAGTTATACCAAAGGATACAAAAGTGGTGGCTTCAACTCCACTTTTGAGAGAAAACAGGACCAGACTTTTCGCCCTGAGTACAGCCTTAATTACGAAACCGGTTTGAAGTGGTCCTCCAATCGTTTGTCTGCCAATTTATCCCTGTATAATATTGATGTCAAAGACAAGCAGGTTTATCAAATTGACACCCTGAGTCATGGCCCATTGCTAAGAAACGCCGCTCAGGCAAACAGTAGAGGATTCGAGGTTGAATTCAGTCACCGGGCATTGAAAAATTGGTCCAACCATTTCACTTTTGGTTACACCCATGCGCAATATGAAAAATACGTAAAAAATCCCGAAGAAAACATTAACTATAATGGTAATTATATACCATATATCCCGCGCTATACATTCAGTTTAGGAAGCAATTACAGGTGGTTAATGTCCGGAGGTTTGCTGGAGGAGATCAGGTTCCATACCTCTTATCATGGTATCGGTAAACATTACTGGGATAATGAGAACACCATGAAGGAAAATTATTACGGGTTGTTGAACATGCGGATAACCGGTGTATTTGACCGGATCAACTGTTCCATTTGGGCAAAAAATGCACTTAATACAGGTTATAATGTATTCATGTTTGAAGCTTTCAGAAATACTTATGCACAGAAAAACGCCCCGTTGCGGTTCGGTGTTACCTTTTCCAGCAATCTCAATATTCCAAATCTGTTAAATTTGCGCTAA
- a CDS encoding CPBP family intramembrane metalloprotease, with the protein MNRIQQIFSPPDLYNPEYANVAIAFGLLIAGFAAYHFLSLLLGNKMKKWEKPNISFASAISQRILGFVFFGLIPLFIFYSFQNIRFQDYGINVQNFEQSLIWLALFTPLILLVNFFMAGKESNLQHYPQIRIKHWDTRSLIINFTTWLIYLFAYEAFFRGLLLFSLYYTFGIATAIVINIILYVLAHIPKGRKEMLGSVPFGLILCVITLHTGSFFAAFMIHGLMAISYDFFSIKAHPEMSIKNKIL; encoded by the coding sequence ATGAATAGAATACAACAGATATTCAGTCCACCTGACCTCTATAATCCGGAATACGCAAATGTGGCTATAGCTTTTGGTTTGCTTATTGCGGGTTTTGCAGCCTACCATTTCCTGAGTTTATTATTGGGTAATAAGATGAAAAAATGGGAAAAGCCAAATATTTCTTTCGCTTCAGCTATAAGTCAGCGCATCCTGGGCTTTGTCTTTTTTGGTCTTATTCCCCTGTTTATATTTTATTCTTTTCAGAACATCCGTTTTCAGGATTATGGAATTAATGTTCAAAACTTTGAACAATCCCTCATCTGGCTTGCCCTATTCACCCCCCTGATCCTTTTGGTTAACTTCTTTATGGCGGGTAAGGAATCGAACTTACAACATTATCCACAGATACGAATCAAGCATTGGGATACCAGGTCTCTGATTATTAATTTTACCACCTGGCTGATTTATTTATTCGCATACGAAGCCTTTTTCAGAGGGCTTTTGCTGTTTTCATTGTATTATACTTTCGGTATAGCAACAGCTATTGTGATAAACATTATATTATATGTGCTGGCCCATATACCAAAGGGAAGAAAAGAGATGCTCGGTTCCGTCCCCTTTGGTCTAATTTTATGTGTAATTACACTCCATACAGGATCCTTCTTTGCTGCATTTATGATTCACGGGCTTATGGCCATCAGCTACGATTTTTTTTCGATAAAAGCCCATCCGGAGATGTCAATTAAAAACAAAATACTATGA
- a CDS encoding SDR family NAD(P)-dependent oxidoreductase, with amino-acid sequence MEHSGKLYTLITGASVGIGRALAIECAKRNMNLMLLDLPDSGLDSTIHYLKKNYPVEVESFALDLTTPNAPWEIYNHCRNRNITVNMLINNAGLGHQGSFCDYDYRFYENVIRLNIESVILLTRLFLPEMRKLEYAYILNLGSLAAFYPIPFKTVYAGSKNFVYSFSRALKTELKDTPVKVSVLCPGPIMTNQEVLQRIRRGGFWAKMSTMRANKMAEIAISRLLKGKTVIIPGLVNVLLSKLNAIIPGSLKQHLLYKKFNVRDKI; translated from the coding sequence ATGGAGCATTCCGGAAAGTTATATACGCTTATTACAGGTGCCAGTGTTGGGATTGGCAGAGCACTGGCCATAGAATGCGCAAAAAGGAATATGAATCTGATGCTTCTTGACCTTCCAGATTCCGGTCTTGACAGCACCATCCACTACCTGAAGAAAAATTATCCGGTGGAAGTGGAATCCTTTGCCCTTGATTTGACTACACCCAATGCACCCTGGGAAATTTACAACCATTGCAGAAACAGGAATATTACAGTTAACATGCTGATCAACAATGCCGGACTGGGCCATCAGGGCTCGTTTTGTGATTATGATTACCGGTTTTACGAAAATGTTATCCGGTTGAACATAGAATCGGTGATACTTCTTACCAGACTTTTTCTTCCGGAAATGAGAAAACTTGAATATGCCTATATTCTTAACCTGGGAAGTCTGGCTGCTTTTTATCCCATACCCTTTAAAACGGTATATGCAGGCAGTAAAAATTTTGTCTATTCCTTTTCGAGGGCATTAAAGACAGAATTGAAGGATACCCCGGTGAAAGTAAGTGTCTTATGTCCAGGCCCTATTATGACAAACCAGGAAGTGCTGCAAAGAATCCGTCGTGGTGGATTCTGGGCAAAAATGTCCACCATGCGGGCAAATAAAATGGCAGAGATAGCTATTTCCCGGCTCTTAAAAGGCAAAACAGTCATTATTCCCGGATTGGTGAATGTATTATTATCAAAGCTCAATGCGATCATTCCCGGGAGCCTGAAACAGCATTTGCTTTATAAAAAATTTAATGTCAGAGATAAAATTTGA
- a CDS encoding SDR family oxidoreductase, whose protein sequence is MKYFITGATGFIGSNLAQTLAERGNEVRALVRNREKALETLNHENIQWFYGTLDDKDILKKAMEGIDGVFHLAAYAKPWAKDPTLYNKINLIGTLNVFEIAKEQKVKRIVFTSTGGTFGPSLKEPLNEMSPRYYDFFNEYESTKFMGEKKAKDYVLEGMDIVIVHPTRVYGPGLISKSNAITLLVKRYLKGTWWFIPGSGKMKGNYVYIDDVVNGHILAMQKGEKGEQYILGGENASYLRLFQLIREKSGKRYPLIPIPVPLLLIFSSTQMFVSRMLGRPPLLPSKWVKKYMYNWELSSKKAREKLGYSITSLSEGISHTVKWIKEDLS, encoded by the coding sequence ATGAAGTATTTCATAACAGGCGCTACAGGTTTTATTGGCTCAAATCTTGCTCAAACATTGGCAGAGCGTGGTAACGAAGTAAGAGCCCTGGTGAGAAACAGGGAAAAAGCCTTGGAAACACTTAATCACGAAAATATACAATGGTTTTATGGTACACTGGATGATAAAGATATTTTGAAAAAGGCCATGGAGGGCATAGATGGGGTATTTCACCTGGCTGCATATGCAAAACCATGGGCAAAAGATCCAACCCTCTATAACAAGATCAATTTAATCGGTACATTGAATGTTTTCGAGATAGCTAAGGAACAAAAGGTAAAAAGAATAGTTTTCACTTCAACTGGCGGGACTTTTGGCCCTTCTCTCAAAGAACCACTGAATGAAATGTCACCCCGCTACTATGATTTTTTCAATGAATACGAAAGCACAAAATTCATGGGAGAAAAAAAAGCCAAGGATTATGTGCTCGAAGGGATGGATATTGTTATTGTTCATCCCACAAGAGTTTATGGTCCGGGCTTAATATCCAAAAGCAATGCCATCACCCTTTTGGTCAAGCGGTATTTAAAAGGCACATGGTGGTTTATTCCCGGGAGTGGAAAAATGAAAGGCAATTACGTGTATATAGACGATGTGGTGAACGGTCATATCCTGGCAATGCAGAAAGGCGAAAAAGGAGAACAATATATTCTGGGTGGTGAAAATGCTTCGTATTTAAGATTGTTTCAACTCATCCGGGAAAAGAGCGGCAAACGATACCCCCTGATACCCATACCCGTTCCCCTGCTGCTGATATTTAGTTCTACTCAAATGTTTGTTTCCAGAATGTTGGGCAGACCCCCGCTTCTGCCTTCCAAATGGGTTAAAAAATATATGTATAACTGGGAGCTTTCCTCAAAAAAGGCCCGGGAAAAGCTGGGATATTCCATAACTTCTCTTAGTGAAGGAATATCCCATACTGTTAAATGGATAAAAGAAGATTTGTCATAA
- a CDS encoding DUF2905 domain-containing protein produces MMHQIGKYLIIIGIVVVVIGVILFFLGNKLSWFGDLPGDIKIKRDNFVFYAPITSMILVSIVLSFLLWLFSKIRF; encoded by the coding sequence ATGATGCATCAGATTGGCAAGTACCTTATTATAATAGGAATTGTTGTAGTGGTTATCGGTGTAATCCTGTTTTTCCTGGGCAACAAACTAAGCTGGTTTGGAGATTTACCCGGTGATATAAAGATAAAAAGAGACAACTTTGTTTTTTATGCACCCATAACTTCAATGATCTTGGTGAGTATTGTTTTAAGCTTTCTTCTGTGGCTCTTTTCCAAAATAAGATTTTGA
- a CDS encoding quinone-dependent dihydroorotate dehydrogenase yields the protein MYRKLLRPLLFILKPETVHHIIISLLKVLFAIPFVPKIISRIYEVRDFRLQRKFLGMTFDNPVGLAAGFDKNAEVFEEFSHFGFSFIEIGTVTPLPQPGNPKPRSFRLTRDKALINRMGFNNQGVDEAVKRLKKRNSRVVVGGNIGKNTETPNDKALNDYVSAFNKIYDHVDYIVINLSCPNIKNLNELQDKTHTMKILHELIRLRKEKAREKPILLKISPDLDNQQLDDVVDIFYSTGIEGIIATNTTIQRNHLSSDPETVKNIGEGGLSGKPLNKRSTDIIRYLTEKSEGQIPIIGVGGIMSPEDAIEKLSAGATLVQIYTGFIYNGPGFVKKINRELIRNT from the coding sequence ATGTACCGAAAATTACTTCGTCCGCTGCTGTTTATTCTAAAGCCTGAAACCGTTCATCATATCATCATTTCTCTTCTTAAAGTCCTTTTTGCCATCCCCTTTGTACCAAAAATTATTTCACGGATTTATGAAGTTAGGGATTTCAGGCTGCAAAGAAAATTTTTGGGTATGACCTTTGATAATCCTGTAGGATTGGCCGCAGGATTTGACAAGAATGCGGAAGTTTTCGAAGAATTCAGTCATTTTGGGTTTTCTTTCATTGAAATCGGAACGGTAACTCCGCTTCCACAACCGGGTAATCCAAAGCCCCGCTCATTTCGTCTTACCAGGGACAAGGCACTGATCAACCGGATGGGATTCAACAACCAGGGTGTTGATGAGGCTGTAAAACGTCTTAAAAAAAGAAATTCCCGTGTTGTGGTTGGAGGTAATATCGGCAAAAACACAGAAACACCTAACGATAAGGCATTGAATGACTATGTTTCAGCATTCAATAAGATCTATGACCATGTGGATTACATAGTGATCAATCTGAGCTGCCCGAATATTAAAAACCTGAATGAACTCCAGGATAAAACGCATACAATGAAAATACTTCATGAGCTTATAAGGCTGAGGAAAGAAAAGGCAAGAGAAAAACCCATTTTGTTAAAGATTTCTCCCGACCTGGACAACCAGCAGCTAGATGATGTGGTTGATATATTTTACAGCACAGGAATCGAGGGGATTATTGCCACCAATACTACCATACAGCGAAACCATTTATCATCAGATCCCGAAACGGTTAAGAATATCGGTGAAGGCGGATTAAGCGGAAAACCTCTGAATAAAAGATCTACTGATATCATCCGTTATCTTACTGAAAAAAGTGAGGGGCAAATACCCATTATTGGTGTAGGCGGAATCATGAGCCCTGAAGATGCAATTGAAAAATTATCTGCCGGAGCCACCCTGGTACAGATTTATACGGGATTCATCTACAACGGTCCAGGTTTTGTAAAAAAAATTAACCGGGAATTAATAAGAAATACCTGA
- a CDS encoding DUF4491 family protein produces MVFDPLNITGILVGAGAFLSIALGRYLTIKAEYYFTKKFWIGFLIIGILCIVFSLMSESFILSSVLGILGFTFLWGIGEIIEQEERVKKGWFPKNPRRKKDAE; encoded by the coding sequence ATGGTATTTGATCCGCTGAATATAACGGGTATCCTTGTGGGTGCCGGAGCATTCTTAAGCATTGCTCTCGGAAGATACCTTACCATAAAAGCCGAGTATTATTTCACGAAAAAATTCTGGATCGGGTTTTTGATCATAGGTATCCTTTGCATTGTGTTTTCTTTGATGAGTGAGTCATTCATATTGTCTTCCGTTTTGGGTATACTGGGATTTACTTTTTTATGGGGAATAGGCGAAATCATTGAACAGGAGGAAAGGGTGAAAAAAGGATGGTTTCCCAAAAATCCAAGAAGGAAAAAAGACGCTGAATAA
- a CDS encoding MFS transporter produces MMCLILRYFRGSGIHPSGQGLANPAILVIFRPVLSKKYLILKKYLTVFASFIMMLCIGSLYAWSIIASELIDKYNFLASQSQVIFGTLIAIFPVTMIFVGQLGEKIKFRYIGYISGLLFFAGYFIASYSLGNFIIILLGIGVLVGMATGFGYWVALTSPIQLFPERKGLITGISAAGFGLGAVFMSEVAEKILSEGKDVLQLLSIIGISYGLIIVTFSNLIYQDENTLNRNRKESVKITNFLGSKIFKKLFLGIFLGTFAGLLIIGSLKIIGEQANIPNHYLILGVSIFAVANFLGRLVWGFLSDYMGASLSIFGSLFFQSIAIISLNIFTLSGISYIVLAFFIGFGFGGNFVLFAKETAQEFGVRNLGIIYPYVFLGYAIAGLAGPSIGGALFDASGTYAYSIFLAGVMSFAGSLLFLNHFIKSRKHEPVRQSEN; encoded by the coding sequence ATGATGTGTTTAATTTTGAGATATTTCCGCGGATCTGGAATTCATCCCTCAGGTCAGGGGCTTGCTAATCCAGCAATTCTTGTTATATTTCGGCCCGTATTGAGCAAAAAGTATCTGATTCTGAAAAAATATTTAACTGTATTCGCTTCATTTATAATGATGCTTTGTATAGGCAGTTTGTATGCGTGGAGTATAATTGCATCCGAACTGATTGATAAATACAATTTTTTGGCTTCTCAGTCTCAGGTTATATTTGGAACTCTAATAGCCATTTTCCCGGTTACAATGATTTTTGTGGGGCAGCTAGGTGAAAAAATCAAGTTCAGGTATATCGGTTACATCTCAGGCTTATTATTTTTTGCAGGTTATTTTATAGCGAGCTATTCTCTCGGTAATTTCATTATAATTTTGTTAGGGATTGGAGTTTTGGTAGGAATGGCAACAGGTTTCGGTTATTGGGTTGCACTAACCTCGCCCATTCAGCTCTTTCCCGAGAGGAAAGGGCTGATTACAGGCATTTCAGCGGCAGGTTTTGGATTAGGCGCAGTATTTATGTCGGAAGTAGCTGAAAAAATCCTGTCTGAGGGTAAAGATGTATTACAATTACTTAGCATTATAGGAATATCATATGGTTTGATTATAGTTACTTTTTCAAATCTAATTTACCAGGATGAAAACACCTTAAACAGAAATAGAAAAGAATCTGTCAAAATAACCAACTTTCTCGGCTCTAAAATTTTTAAAAAATTATTTCTTGGAATATTTCTGGGGACTTTTGCAGGCTTGCTGATAATTGGAAGTTTGAAAATTATCGGAGAACAAGCCAACATCCCAAACCATTATTTGATTCTTGGAGTTTCAATATTCGCTGTTGCAAATTTTTTGGGCAGGCTTGTCTGGGGTTTCCTGAGCGATTACATGGGTGCAAGCTTAAGTATATTTGGGTCATTATTTTTCCAGTCCATAGCAATCATATCGCTGAATATTTTTACTTTATCCGGAATTTCATATATAGTTCTTGCATTTTTTATAGGGTTTGGTTTTGGAGGCAATTTTGTGCTTTTTGCTAAAGAAACGGCTCAAGAATTTGGAGTAAGGAATCTTGGCATTATTTACCCATATGTATTTTTGGGGTATGCAATAGCAGGCTTAGCAGGCCCGTCCATCGGAGGTGCTTTGTTTGATGCTTCAGGAACATACGCTTATTCAATTTTCCTTGCAGGTGTTATGAGCTTTGCCGGTAGTTTACTGTTTTTAAATCACTTTATTAAATCACGAAAACATGAACCTGTAAGACAGTCTGAAAACTAA
- a CDS encoding SDR family oxidoreductase, translating to MEDKVIIITGASSGIGKAFAYVFSDKGARVVLAARNKEKLEEIEQDLKAKNREILTVKTDVSVEADCKNLIDKTVRQFGRIDVLINNAGLSMRGLFEDLHPEVLEKVMNVNFWGTVYCTKYALAYLFKTQGSVVGISSIAGFHGLPGRTGYSSSKFAMQGFLESLRVETLRKGLHVMIAAPGFTSTDVRKSALGPDGKAQGKSPRDESKMMSPERVAEIVARGIKKRNRTIIMTTEGKLTVLLKKIAPKLLDQITYKVMAKEPDSPFK from the coding sequence ATGGAAGATAAAGTTATTATAATTACCGGAGCCTCATCGGGTATAGGGAAAGCATTTGCGTATGTATTTTCGGATAAAGGCGCCCGGGTAGTATTGGCTGCCCGTAATAAAGAAAAATTAGAAGAAATAGAACAAGACCTAAAAGCAAAAAACAGAGAGATCCTTACTGTTAAAACAGATGTATCGGTGGAGGCTGATTGTAAAAATCTTATAGACAAAACCGTTCGTCAGTTTGGTAGGATTGATGTACTGATCAATAATGCAGGGCTTTCCATGAGAGGCCTGTTTGAAGACCTACACCCGGAAGTGTTGGAAAAAGTGATGAATGTAAATTTTTGGGGGACGGTATATTGTACGAAATATGCTTTAGCGTATTTATTCAAAACGCAGGGCTCAGTAGTTGGAATATCATCGATTGCAGGATTTCATGGACTTCCCGGAAGAACCGGATATTCTTCCTCAAAATTTGCCATGCAGGGCTTCCTGGAATCATTAAGGGTTGAGACCCTAAGGAAAGGTCTGCATGTAATGATTGCTGCACCGGGCTTCACTTCCACTGATGTACGCAAATCAGCTCTGGGTCCTGATGGTAAAGCGCAGGGAAAGAGTCCGAGAGATGAATCCAAAATGATGTCTCCGGAACGGGTAGCTGAAATTGTTGCCAGGGGAATTAAAAAAAGGAACCGGACAATCATTATGACTACGGAAGGAAAGTTAACCGTTTTACTTAAGAAAATTGCTCCCAAACTCCTGGATCAAATCACCTACAAAGTTATGGCCAAAGAACCCGATTCACCTTTCAAATAA
- a CDS encoding adenylate kinase: MFNIALFGPPGAGKGTQAKKLMDKYNLAHLSTGDILRDEMSQGTDLGKKVKNVIEKGELVSDNLIVQLIEKKMQETRDVGGFLFDGFPRTYIQAYILEGLLLKMNTSLSCMISLEVPEDELMKRMLQRAKEEGRSDDTEEAIQHRFEEYKNKTIPVANFYREKGIYYEIDGVGTIDEVFDRIVHTIEEKLTQEWMNVVLYGPPGSGKETHGRELAEKYNLTYISMGSRVYEEMNKGTELGQKAKSYIERGDIVPDEFAINVIEEQIKTNPNARGFLFKGFPKTVIQAYILDGLLRKMNSSVSCVLNLDISTLESVKRLTARAQTEKKRPYDQNINTIIHRIEQFETHTRPVLDFYKDKNIIYHIDGVSSQDEVFQRLSDNLDQAFKELR, encoded by the coding sequence ATGTTCAACATTGCACTTTTTGGTCCTCCAGGCGCAGGAAAAGGAACCCAGGCAAAAAAGCTGATGGATAAGTACAATCTTGCCCATCTTTCAACAGGGGATATCCTGAGGGATGAAATGTCTCAGGGAACGGATCTGGGAAAAAAGGTTAAAAATGTAATCGAAAAAGGAGAACTGGTTTCAGACAATCTTATCGTTCAGCTTATTGAAAAAAAGATGCAGGAAACCAGGGATGTCGGCGGATTCTTGTTTGACGGCTTCCCGAGAACCTACATTCAGGCTTATATCCTCGAAGGACTGCTGCTAAAAATGAACACTTCACTTTCTTGTATGATCAGTCTTGAAGTCCCTGAAGATGAACTTATGAAGCGTATGTTGCAAAGGGCCAAGGAAGAAGGCAGAAGCGACGACACTGAAGAAGCCATTCAGCATCGGTTTGAAGAATATAAAAACAAAACCATTCCTGTTGCCAATTTTTACAGAGAAAAAGGCATTTATTATGAAATTGACGGAGTTGGTACCATTGACGAAGTTTTTGATAGGATTGTTCATACCATTGAAGAAAAGCTTACCCAGGAATGGATGAATGTAGTGCTGTATGGTCCTCCTGGCTCGGGCAAGGAAACTCATGGACGAGAACTGGCTGAGAAATATAATCTGACTTATATCTCCATGGGATCAAGGGTATATGAAGAGATGAATAAAGGCACCGAATTGGGGCAGAAAGCAAAATCCTATATCGAAAGAGGTGATATTGTGCCCGACGAATTTGCCATTAATGTAATAGAGGAGCAGATCAAAACCAATCCCAATGCAAGAGGGTTTTTATTTAAAGGATTTCCAAAGACCGTGATTCAAGCTTACATATTGGACGGTTTGCTTCGTAAAATGAATTCATCGGTTTCCTGTGTCCTGAATCTTGACATATCGACACTGGAATCGGTCAAAAGGCTCACAGCACGTGCTCAAACTGAGAAGAAAAGGCCGTATGATCAAAATATAAATACCATTATCCACAGGATAGAGCAATTCGAAACACATACCCGACCTGTTCTTGATTTTTACAAGGACAAGAACATCATTTATCACATTGACGGGGTGAGTTCCCAGGACGAAGTCTTCCAACGGTTATCGGATAACCTGGATCAGGCTTTCAAAGAACTGAGGTAA